The following proteins come from a genomic window of Treponema primitia ZAS-1:
- the rpmF gene encoding 50S ribosomal protein L32 has product MAVPRANTSKARTRRRQSINMKITSPTLIECSTCGNRVLLHRVCPKCGFYRGKQVIIPDAKV; this is encoded by the coding sequence ATGGCTGTACCTAGAGCGAATACGTCAAAAGCCCGGACCCGTCGCCGGCAATCAATCAATATGAAAATTACCAGTCCCACCTTAATCGAGTGCAGTACCTGTGGTAACCGGGTCCTGCTCCATCGGGTATGCCCTAAATGCGGATTCTACCGGGGCAAACAGGTAATTATTCCGGATGCGAAAGTTTAA
- the acpP gene encoding acyl carrier protein has product MDELFEKIKKLIADKLEIDEGKISLDASFRQDLGADSLDTYELVYAIEEEMGISIPDEKANEFETVRDAYDYIKSQK; this is encoded by the coding sequence ATGGATGAATTATTTGAGAAGATCAAAAAGTTGATAGCGGATAAGCTGGAGATTGACGAGGGGAAGATAAGCCTGGATGCTTCTTTCCGCCAGGATCTGGGCGCCGACAGCCTGGATACCTACGAATTGGTTTATGCTATCGAAGAAGAGATGGGTATTTCCATCCCCGATGAGAAGGCCAACGAATTTGAAACCGTTCGGGATGCCTACGATTATATCAAATCCCAAAAATAA
- a CDS encoding response regulator, translating into MSGKRNKKQGPYSVVVVEDQEIMRRGLVGVLSEKWLVVGQAANLTEARKVFDELAEPPDLALLDMALADQEWGLDLLPYLSERFKQHSKVPATLVYSIYTDYAHVRNALSMGVKGYVSKAKGLQELEAAMSAVLGGQVWVDQELISKLAIVPDLIMGLTKREQEVYTLAHKGWGTVRIAGEMGLVERSVENYLYRIYEKLGVKNRRELEEL; encoded by the coding sequence ATGAGTGGAAAAAGAAATAAAAAGCAGGGGCCGTATTCGGTGGTGGTGGTTGAGGACCAGGAAATTATGCGGCGGGGCTTGGTGGGGGTGCTGTCGGAAAAGTGGCTTGTGGTAGGGCAGGCGGCGAATTTAACCGAGGCCCGGAAGGTTTTTGATGAACTGGCGGAACCGCCGGATTTGGCGCTCCTGGATATGGCGCTGGCGGACCAGGAATGGGGACTGGATTTACTGCCATACCTCTCGGAACGGTTTAAGCAGCATTCAAAGGTTCCGGCAACCTTGGTGTACTCCATCTATACGGATTATGCCCATGTCAGGAACGCCTTGAGCATGGGGGTTAAGGGGTATGTGTCCAAGGCGAAGGGGCTGCAGGAACTGGAGGCGGCCATGTCGGCGGTGCTGGGGGGACAGGTGTGGGTGGACCAGGAATTGATTTCCAAGCTGGCGATAGTACCGGATTTAATAATGGGACTGACGAAACGGGAACAGGAAGTGTACACCCTGGCCCACAAGGGGTGGGGGACTGTGCGGATTGCGGGGGAAATGGGGCTTGTGGAACGGAGTGTGGAGAATTATTTATACCGGATATATGAAAAGCTCGGGGTTAAGAACCGGCGGGAGCTGGAGGAGTTATAG
- the rnc gene encoding ribonuclease III: MAAFAKTAGIRFRSLELLNLSFVHRSVANESGLRYNNERLEFLGDAILGAVTATLLYQGLTDKPEGDLAKIKSVVVSEDILSGIARELQIDSLLILGRGEELSGGRTKNAILADAMEALIGALYLDSGYKAAHTFVSSRIGPEIKRVLDNRHHRDYKSLLQELSQHLYRKYPAYRLLKRSGPEHDRFFWIEVTVDDKTFGPGMGKNKKTAEQEAARIAYDALSQLPEKNMPI, translated from the coding sequence TTGGCGGCGTTTGCTAAGACCGCCGGTATAAGGTTCAGGAGCCTAGAGCTTCTGAACCTTTCTTTCGTGCATCGGTCGGTGGCCAATGAATCGGGACTGCGGTACAACAACGAACGGCTCGAATTCCTAGGGGACGCCATCCTGGGGGCTGTAACCGCCACCCTGCTGTACCAGGGGCTCACCGACAAGCCTGAGGGGGACCTTGCGAAGATCAAGTCCGTGGTGGTTTCCGAGGATATCCTTTCCGGTATTGCCCGGGAGCTGCAAATCGACAGCCTGTTGATCCTGGGCCGGGGTGAGGAGCTTTCCGGGGGCCGTACTAAAAACGCTATCCTGGCGGACGCCATGGAAGCCCTGATCGGCGCCCTATACCTGGATTCGGGGTACAAGGCGGCCCATACCTTTGTCAGCAGCCGCATAGGCCCGGAAATCAAGCGGGTTTTGGATAACCGCCATCACCGGGACTACAAGTCCCTGCTTCAGGAACTATCCCAGCATTTGTACCGCAAATACCCCGCCTACCGCCTCTTAAAACGCAGCGGACCGGAGCACGACCGGTTTTTCTGGATAGAGGTAACGGTGGACGATAAGACCTTTGGACCCGGGATGGGAAAGAACAAGAAAACTGCAGAACAGGAAGCGGCGCGGATTGCCTACGATGCGCTTTCTCAATTACCTGAAAAGAATATGCCCATATAA